The following proteins are encoded in a genomic region of Liolophura sinensis isolate JHLJ2023 chromosome 7, CUHK_Ljap_v2, whole genome shotgun sequence:
- the LOC135470028 gene encoding DNA-binding protein HEXBP-like isoform X3 — MSGGNKCYKCGKPGHFARECKSKVFTRGGSAGGGGAGGVGGRGACYNCGKNGHVQRDCPSQSNKSCYRCGESGHLARDCPDEKQQDGRKCYTCKEVGHLSRDCPDAASGGQSQSIDKTCYRCGNTGHIARDCEDADNSCFTCGSGDHYSRDCPNREEDASAGSGSACYRCKALGHFARDCPEQGSAQDVTCYNCKEPGHIARKCPKPQVES, encoded by the exons ATGTCTGGTGGAAATAAATGCTACAAATGTGGAAAGCCTGGCCATTTTGCGCGTGAGTGCAAATCCAAAGTGTTTACACGTGGAGGTAGTGCAGGAGGTGGTGGTGCAGGAGGAGTGGGAGGAAGAG GTGCCTGCTATAATTGTGGGAAGAATGGCCATGTGCAGCGGGACTGTCCTTCTCAAAGTAATAAGTCCTGCTACAGATGCGGGGAATCTGGGCATTTGGCACGAGATTGCCCCGATGAGAAGCAGCAAGATGGCCGCAAGTGTTACACATGTAAGGAGGTAGGACATCTCTCCCGAGACTGTCCGGATGCGGCTTCGGGTGGACAGTCCCAGTCTATAGATAAAACCTGCTACAG ATGTGGCAATACGGGACACATTGCTAGGGACTGTGAGGATGCAGACAATTCCTGCTTCAC GTGTGGATCTGGTGACCACTATTCTCGCGACTGCCCAAACCGTGAAGAAGATGCTTCTGCAGGAAGTGGCTCAGCCTGCTACAG ATGTAAGGCTTTGGGCCACTTTGCCCGTGATTGCCCGGAGCAAGGCAGTGCACAGGATGTGACCTGTTACAACTGCAAAGAACCTGGTCACATTGCCAGGAAATGCCCGAAGCCGCAAGTCGAGTCTTAA
- the LOC135470028 gene encoding CCHC-type zinc finger nucleic acid binding protein-like isoform X1, translated as MSGGNKCYKCGKPGHFARECKSKVFTRGGSAGGGGAGGVGGREKCYKCNRYGHFARECKVDVDRCYKCSELGHIAKDCPKEIDSGACYNCGKNGHVQRDCPSQSNKSCYRCGESGHLARDCPDEKQQDGRKCYTCKEVGHLSRDCPDAASGGQSQSIDKTCYRCGNTGHIARDCEDADNSCFTCGSGDHYSRDCPNREEDASAGSGSACYRCKALGHFARDCPEQGSAQDVTCYNCKEPGHIARKCPKPQVES; from the exons ATGTCTGGTGGAAATAAATGCTACAAATGTGGAAAGCCTGGCCATTTTGCGCGTGAGTGCAAATCCAAAGTGTTTACACGTGGAGGTAGTGCAGGAGGTGGTGGTGCAGGAGGAGTGGGAGGAAGAG AAAAGTGTTACAAGTGTAATCGTTATGGACACTTTGCTCGCGAGTGCAAAGTAGATGTTGATCGTTGTTACAAATGCAGTGAGCTTGGTCATATTGCCAAAGACTGCCCTAAGGAAATAGACTCTG GTGCCTGCTATAATTGTGGGAAGAATGGCCATGTGCAGCGGGACTGTCCTTCTCAAAGTAATAAGTCCTGCTACAGATGCGGGGAATCTGGGCATTTGGCACGAGATTGCCCCGATGAGAAGCAGCAAGATGGCCGCAAGTGTTACACATGTAAGGAGGTAGGACATCTCTCCCGAGACTGTCCGGATGCGGCTTCGGGTGGACAGTCCCAGTCTATAGATAAAACCTGCTACAG ATGTGGCAATACGGGACACATTGCTAGGGACTGTGAGGATGCAGACAATTCCTGCTTCAC GTGTGGATCTGGTGACCACTATTCTCGCGACTGCCCAAACCGTGAAGAAGATGCTTCTGCAGGAAGTGGCTCAGCCTGCTACAG ATGTAAGGCTTTGGGCCACTTTGCCCGTGATTGCCCGGAGCAAGGCAGTGCACAGGATGTGACCTGTTACAACTGCAAAGAACCTGGTCACATTGCCAGGAAATGCCCGAAGCCGCAAGTCGAGTCTTAA
- the LOC135470028 gene encoding DNA-binding protein HEXBP-like isoform X2, translating to MSGGNKCYKCGKPGHFARECKSKVFTRGGSAGGGGAGGVGGRDMSGSACYNCGKNGHVQRDCPSQSNKSCYRCGESGHLARDCPDEKQQDGRKCYTCKEVGHLSRDCPDAASGGQSQSIDKTCYRCGNTGHIARDCEDADNSCFTCGSGDHYSRDCPNREEDASAGSGSACYRCKALGHFARDCPEQGSAQDVTCYNCKEPGHIARKCPKPQVES from the exons ATGTCTGGTGGAAATAAATGCTACAAATGTGGAAAGCCTGGCCATTTTGCGCGTGAGTGCAAATCCAAAGTGTTTACACGTGGAGGTAGTGCAGGAGGTGGTGGTGCAGGAGGAGTGGGAGGAAGAG ATATGTCCGGAA GTGCCTGCTATAATTGTGGGAAGAATGGCCATGTGCAGCGGGACTGTCCTTCTCAAAGTAATAAGTCCTGCTACAGATGCGGGGAATCTGGGCATTTGGCACGAGATTGCCCCGATGAGAAGCAGCAAGATGGCCGCAAGTGTTACACATGTAAGGAGGTAGGACATCTCTCCCGAGACTGTCCGGATGCGGCTTCGGGTGGACAGTCCCAGTCTATAGATAAAACCTGCTACAG ATGTGGCAATACGGGACACATTGCTAGGGACTGTGAGGATGCAGACAATTCCTGCTTCAC GTGTGGATCTGGTGACCACTATTCTCGCGACTGCCCAAACCGTGAAGAAGATGCTTCTGCAGGAAGTGGCTCAGCCTGCTACAG ATGTAAGGCTTTGGGCCACTTTGCCCGTGATTGCCCGGAGCAAGGCAGTGCACAGGATGTGACCTGTTACAACTGCAAAGAACCTGGTCACATTGCCAGGAAATGCCCGAAGCCGCAAGTCGAGTCTTAA
- the LOC135471571 gene encoding uncharacterized protein LOC135471571 isoform X1, whose product MFLAKIISLCSDKETVLKDGNVLTKATERSHRSNASKDKVMLKTAEKKKLRRVINCYSWIIKHLMDGFFSVHELSVTGGSGAWVDTPVYKSLRLYAEVTLKMGTSTCLQRSLERKNVTVQEGYKEICFVI is encoded by the exons ATGTTCTTGGCAAAGATTATCAGCCTTTGCA GTGACAAAGAAACTGTTCTGAAGGACGGAAATGTTCTCACAAAGGCAACTGAGAGAA GTCACAGAAGCAATGCTTCAAAAGACAAGGTCATGCTGAAGACAGCTGAGAAAA AAAAACTAAGAAGGGTCATAAACTGTTACTCCTGGATAATAAAACATCTCATGGACGGATTTTTTTCTGTCCATGAGCTGTCAGTGACTGGGGGGTCGGGCGCCTGGGTGGATACACCTGTCTACAAGTCACTAAGAT TGTATGCAGAAGTAACACTCAAGATGGGCACGAGTACGTGCCTTCAACGTAGCCTGGAACGAAAAAATGTCACAGTGCAAGAAGGCTATAAAGAGATTTGCTTTGTTATCTGA
- the LOC135471571 gene encoding uncharacterized protein LOC135471571 isoform X2 translates to MFLAKIISLCSDKETVLKDGNVLTKATERSHRSNASKDKVMLKTAEKKKLRRVINCYSWIIKHLMDGFFSVHELSVTGGSGAWVDTPVYKSLRLYAEVTLKMGTNIKPSLALIFIHIS, encoded by the exons ATGTTCTTGGCAAAGATTATCAGCCTTTGCA GTGACAAAGAAACTGTTCTGAAGGACGGAAATGTTCTCACAAAGGCAACTGAGAGAA GTCACAGAAGCAATGCTTCAAAAGACAAGGTCATGCTGAAGACAGCTGAGAAAA AAAAACTAAGAAGGGTCATAAACTGTTACTCCTGGATAATAAAACATCTCATGGACGGATTTTTTTCTGTCCATGAGCTGTCAGTGACTGGGGGGTCGGGCGCCTGGGTGGATACACCTGTCTACAAGTCACTAAGAT TGTATGCAGAAGTAACACTCAAGATGGGCACGA ATATCAAACCATCTTTGGCACtgattttcattcatatttcatGA